One Lepisosteus oculatus isolate fLepOcu1 chromosome 4, fLepOcu1.hap2, whole genome shotgun sequence genomic window, TCCGTCTGGCTTGGAATAAAAACTAGACAAATATATTCACTCTcagacacctacagtacatcacatctTCCCCTGGCTAGGGAGGGGTCGTCATGGAAACCGAGTTAaggcaggagcatggaggttgTCTTCATTAGCAACAGGTCTCGTTTTAAGCAAAAACGTATATCgaaaaaatgctttcttttaAGCGTGAAATGAGATTTCCTTGATATGCGGATCTTGGTGCTAAACCGTTATATAAGCGTAAAAAATACATTAGCTTTggtttttattatgtttaacaaataaagcaCTATTAGATTAGCTGGATTTCCGTATTGAGTTAAAGTTGTTTTTGATAAGCCTACCAACTTTAAGAACTGAGTATATCACTAGCAAATATTTGTCatggaaaactgaaaagaaataatccatcaaaaaaaaaagaaaaacaagtgcTTTAACGCCTAAGGGAGTCGCTCTCTGGCGCGTCCTACTGTATCTTGCCTAGTGCGCTTTTCAAATCCAGTTCAGTATTAGGGCTGCCACGATCTTGTCATCGCTCTCATCTAAAACGGACAGTAGCAGAGCTATTTAGCCCTAATCGTAACATAACCCGTAGAGATTACAGGATTACAGGTCCGGTTTCATCTTTCTTTCCAAAAAATGGACAATTACAAAATTCCTAAAGTTTGTCGGTATTTTCGCAAGCAGGTACATAAAATTGgcaataattcattttttctccTCGTCATTCCCCAAATTGATTATTTAATATCATAATGGCGCAGATTTGATCATAACCGTGAAGTTTTGTCTCAAGATAAACTGTAGGGAAAAGCCATCTATTTCACATACCCACATAAAGATGGATTATACTATGCAGAACATCTCAGCATTTgacctaacactaaccctatcTACATTTAAATCTTCAGTGATGCCAATCTTAAGTAACATGCTGCCCAAGTATACTCATCATGTTGTTTCATCATGTACATGTGTTTAAAGCGAAGAAAGTTTGTGCTGTTTTTGACTAAGCATATTACCTTAAATACAGTTTCtattgcatttttattgaaaataaactAGTTACTGGCTGAATATTATAcattcatgtattttttttattttaataaaaaagatatATTCTTAGATGTAcaactacagtatttgtataCAGCCAACGttcttcacagaaaaaaaacatcaaattaaGCAATTACTACTAGTATCCTCCCATTTGACGTACTTTCACTTTGTAAATACATTGTGCAATTCATTCAAAAGTCTTTATGTCATTAGAAGTGTTTAGAGACGACTATCGTTAAACAAGCATGGGAATGTTTCCTTTGTGCATCTAAACATTTCTCCTATGAAACTGCAAAAAAGTATCGGGGAAAATGCTTATAGCTGAAACACAAGTGCAACGTATACACTGGGTTATGAACTTTATGTATTTCGATAAATCGAATACGATTCTACCATTCTTAGTCAATAATTCCCAAGTGAGTTAAGGTACTATTTATAGCTCAAAAACACATTCAATGTTATTCTGTATAGGGCTAACCAAGCAACACGAAGGTAGTAGCCTACAGGATACATTACATTAAAGGTGTTACTTTGTCAATTAAGTTATTCACCTACTGAATTGTTGAGTCCTGcactttaaaaatactttaaattatGAGACAAAGGTATCAAGGATCTTTATCTGTACAGAAACTTTGCCAGATTTGACCAATCTTTATAATTTCCTTTTTGTTCtgatatttaaattatacatgAAAAACGAAAGTCTTAATTCGCATTTTTACAAACAGTAATAAACTatatcaaaaaacaaaataaacttacCCAACTTTTTGTTTATAGGAACCGGTCAAATGCACCTTTTTCCTCAAGTCCTATTTCCATACAGAACCCTTTCTGAAATGACATTACCCGTACACAGCTCACCCAGCAGCGCTGTGACGTTTTCCTTAATTGTTTCTAGGCTCATCCCCTTCCATAGTACTATAAACAAAACCTACACGTGTCAAGAAAACCACTCCTTGTATATGCCTTACAAACCTATTAACAAGTGTATAAGATCTTATACGTGTGCAATATGCGCACTACGCATTTCTTCCATATTACGCGTCATTTCGCACAGGTGTCTAAATCCAGTAGCACACACGGGTCACAGTTATATATTCAAGCGTTCTCTATGCTTTAAATCTTGACAGATGTTCTCATTATTCCATGTATTTTTCATAGAAAATGTGTTGTGAGTTTCGGATATGGTAAAAAACGGTTGTTTTTGATAATTTCGAAGATTGCTTGTTTTCATCAACAAGGCAGGTTTTCCAAAgttcaaataaaacattaatggaGGAAAACTGCAGTGTACCACATTTTAGTGAAAAGGAAACGATGCTTTAAAAAATCCCTCACTACAGTTTATTTTTCCGAAGATCTTTTAGCGTCTCTGATGAGGTCCGCCTGTTAATGGATGCGGACAGAAACAATAGCATAGCGCCCTCTAGTGGGGGTTGTATCGGCTTATTCTGTTACTTGCCGTCTGTTTCTCGAATAGTCTCAACTTGATTcaatatattcaaatatttgatTTGAAGAAACAGTGAATTTTATTTCAAGGACATCAAAGGGTACAATTATCATAAAACAAGTAGCtattaatatgtttatttttaatgtgtacCCATAAAAAAATCTTATCCCATACCACCAAAGGattttttaattcagtgaaTTATCATTCACTGATTAATTTGCTCTAATTGTTTAACACTGTCAAATCAGTGACTAACAATACCCATCAGATAAAAAATGCTctacattttataattatttctatACTTACCAATTAAAAACAAGGGACTCTTTTAAATCATGATAGGTCTCAAAAACAAATACTTTAGAATTTTCTGAACCTTTATGTACATAACTTCCACACTGCATATCAGGAGACACACAATGACAGTGGCCATAAAGAATGAAgcacaatatgtactgtaaatacaattcGTTTTATTACAAAAACTTAAGAAAGTTAGACAAACATTTCAAGGGCACATGGAAACAATCTGACAATCTTACAATGTTCTTAAACATTCATATATAATgtaaattgacatttttttaatttggagaaTTGACAAAACTATGACATTTATGGTGTAATTTATTTGCACACAGTCGTTGATGTGACTATAGTGGCCATAACATTGTTTCATCTGAAAACATGCCTTAAGTGTCTTGCACTTTTGTTATCATTTTCCAGACAGTTCAGTGTATgggaaaagtctgaaagaaagtTACAGAAGATATTCCAAACACCTTCAAAGGCACTATAATGtggaaaataaaaggaacaCATTCAGCACTGAAATCAGGAAGCACTTCAATTACAAAACAGCTGTAGTGGTTGATTCTGTTGCACCCTTTAAAAGCCATAAGCTAGTGCCAATCAAATTAACAAGATAGTCCTCTCATTTTTAACCTTTGTGATGTTTGTTATGTTCTTAAGTTCTAGGTAGATTATTTAACAGTATACAGGCATATTTTAAGACGGCTGCCAATATTCTGGTAAACAACAATTTCTAACAAACAAAAATCACCTCATTTTCGCACTGGAGTGCACAAACCTTTCTTGAAAATGTGTCgtacatttttcagtttcccAACATTTGCTTTGCATTCTCAATGCAATGCTTCTTTATCCTCTTATATATTTCTACCACAACAGAAAAAATCTACTGTAGGTGAAGCCCCATCATAGGATTAGTGTCTTACAACAGTGCACTATAATACTACCATAATTTGCCATAGTAAACTATTATAATTGTGTGCACTTCATTACATCTAAAGCAGGCTCTATACAGGATCAACTTAGACATGGCTAGATCAATTAATACcaaaatatttcacaataaTGCATTCAAGCTCTAAATGAAACATGAATGTGTGAGTGGGTATGTTGAAAAAGGAGTATTTAAACGGAGAAAATGATAATCAAGATTTGCTTTACCACCCTAACCTTTAaataatgtcaaaaagaaagaaatacagcTTCTAGGTAACATATATTGAAATGTTGTGTACTAGTAAGAATCAATCATTTATGTAATATTGAGAGTAACTATGATAATAATAGTATCTGTCTGTATTGATTATGTACAGTCATTATATGCAAGTAGCCCCACCTCATAGAAAATCACCAAATAAACTGAGGAGGAAATTTAGGAAGGCCAGATTGTGCAAacggaatttagccaggacaacTGGACAAATGCTCCTGATCTTGTGAACAAAAAGTTTAACAGAATATGTTGAACACGATCAGTTATAAATAGACCACAATTCAAAAGGGGAAAACCAAGGTGAAACAAATACCTCTGAAATAACAGGTCAGAACATACTTGGTCGTTGTGCAATAATCCTGTGGCTCCAAAATCCTCCTTAATGCTACACgaataattttgaaaattgGCCTACTTAGTGCTGCCTCCCGAACCCACAAATATGGAAGGAGGTGGACTTGTACTGCTGCTGCCCGATTCACACCACAAGCACCACTCACGGACAGGCGGAAAGGGGTTTTCACAACAGTACTGAGCAGAgaacacagggcacacagtcTCTTGCAAGTCACTAGAGGGCGGCAATAATCTATgtaaatacacaaaatccttaATTCTCCCATCCTATCTTTGAATCATTATATaaaagtacataaaaataaagtatagaTTATAGATTTATGATCAATGTAAATAAGCGTATTTATTTCAATGATAATAAATATCAAATCCTCTCTTCTCAAATGAGATCTGTCAACACCTCACAAAATACAGCAACTAGTTGGGTATTTTGGAGCGTAAACTTGGTTTTCAATCCCAAACACGAAATAGGTGTACTCTTGTCCCTTGTAGTCATAGAAGGCGTGGGTCAGAGGAAGCAGTTCAATGGTCTGGCGCTGCAGAGAGAAGagacttagtttttttttggaatCTCTTCTGCGTTAGGAGGTTCGTTTTAAGAAATGCGATTACCCAATAAAGACCAGTGACAAACATCTTTTATTGTTAATTACCCaaatgattttaatgtttttttgtaaggAATTGcagtaaaatagtaaatattagtACATTATTACCAGGCTGAGATATGCAGATGATGCTTGAAAACCTGCTGTTCTTGTTAGAGTTCAGTTATAAATTTGTAATAGACGCatgtaagaaaacatttttgcatttcattcttatttaaaaaagtatgtagatgtttaaaaaatccaGAGACATCTATTGGAATTATATTTCTGTGTCTAAGGCAGATCTGCTACATTTAAAAGTTAAGCTATCTAGAAATTGAGGTTAGAATCCCTTGGAAAAGGTATGTAATTCTAGTTGGGTATcaacttatatactgtaaatgacacaAGTACAGGCACAAAGAAACCCAGCACTGGGATTCAAAGTATTGGTCCTACAGTAGGACTACAAGGATGTTATCACTATCGTATGAGTCATAAACGTTTCAAAGTCTCACATTTCTGATGCTGTCTGCATGTCATCACACAGAGATTAGTATAAACACCACTTTCATTTCTGCCATATTTTATGCATGAGCTGTTTGACACACTGCCAGTTGCACAATGGCAGACCAAAATGTAACAAGACTGTCTATGTGATATATATGGAGGGGGGGCAACTCTGGCTCACCTGCTGCAGGATTCGGTTTATGGAAGAAAATTTCATAAGGTGCTCCTGAATTCCTCTCTTTGAGGCCTCGCAAATCTCCTCGTCTGGAAAACCTACAATGGGGTAAACCTGGGGGAgaaggaaaaagaagaaaactttCTGTGTGCAACTGGGAACCCTCAATCAATCAATATGGGTGAAAAACACTAACAGGAGTACATGAGGGAGGAAGGCAAAACatcagcagctgtatcaccctgtaaagcacaaataataaaacaaaataaaaatcaatactATACTGATTTAAAATTTGGAAATATCAGTGGTGTCTCATAGGCACATTATTTACAATGGGTATTTGCGTTTCATTGCTTTAGCACATTATATCTCATGTATTTACATCAGATGAAATAACAAGCTTGTATATTTATGAACAATGCACAGGAGCAACTTTCATTTGCTGTGTTAATtgtaattgttaaaaaataagtcaATAGATCAATAGAAAGCATAAATATTCTTGTATAgtagtttttttggggggttgctTGAACAAACCACAAAACAGAATTTACAGGTTAACATTGACGAATAACAACAGAAAGAACAAGCCGAAATTTcgctgaaaataagaaaaataaatcaatgttCAGCTATGAAGCTTTCGCCTGGTGTCACAAAAATGCAGAGGCAACTCCCTATACTAAGATCACTAATCCCAGAGCCTGACTGACTTGCTTTTTTGTctgtcagcatcacaatttaaCTCAGAAAGGATTATTTTATGGCTGCATGTTTATTGTACTAAGCAGTTCAAAACTACTAAACAGATAAAAACTCATTTAGGTAGAATCACGTTACATGTAGTGTACAATAatcataaatacaataaattcaATCATTTGAGTTAATAGTAAAAACatactaaaattaaaatgtttttttcactacTCTAGTAAAGACTCAATGACTGCAAAGTACCATTTAATGTAcggaagacagaaaaatataaacacCAAAAAATATCAAGCTCTACACATTTATCACAGAAAGACTTCAATCTCTTAAGTGCCTCTCAAGCTGAGGAAGGCCTGGCAACATCTAGCCCCTTATGAACCATCTCTTAAGATataccatttttatttctttttttgtttccttgacaaACACTTAATCAGCTCAAGGAACTGGAtatcacaatctgaaaatgacatTTGCATGCACTGTCCTGTCTGCCAAGTGATAAAGACCTTGAATGGCTTCCTTACCAAGATGCTTTCATCTACAAAGAATGCATCCCCAGTCACTTTTTCAAATTTCTTCACGGGAAATTCAGGAATCCGATCCGGCACATGTTCAAATACATGGTTTTTCCTCAAGACAGAAACAAAGCATTGGAACTGATTTGTGCTATAAGTAATTGAAATTTATGTAGGTGGTTGAAACTTAAATGTACCCTTTACTTTCTAATGTCACTGTGTTACAGTCAGCTGCCTGAATTAAAGCTCTGCAATAGAGTGGATCGAAAGGACATGCAGATTCAAAAGACACTCATAACCAAGTACATGGAGCTACATCAATGAACCGGTGCAAATATATGACATTTGTACCATGTAACTGTAAGCTGAATGAAGTGCATCAGGGTTTTGTGCCCATGACAAGATGGGCATATTTTATGACCTCGTCCATGGCAGAAGCTGCAtctagggaaaaaaaatccaagtgTTACAGGACAAAATTTACAGTTACAGTTTTTTTCCAAGTTAGTTTCTGCAAATGTCCTACCTAgctattttaaatgcattattcTTTCACTATTTGCCCATAGTGCTGAGTTGGAACTGTTTTTACACCAAAGTTACAATATTGCAAGCTTAGGCCAATATGGAGCATGCATTTTCAACTGAACTATTGTGCTAAAAAATTCTATGGATAAAGTGATATAGGTCAAAGAACAAATTATATTcaaaagttttacatttttcattaagaGTGTTCTTATACAGTTGTGAGCTGCAAGTGGTTGACTTTAGTGCTTGTTATGTTAGGAGGCATCTTTAACAATAATAGattatataaaaatgtgtttgtattcataAAAGATACATCTCTTAGAGGCAATCTGTAGTGCAAGAACTGTCTCTATTGTTGTTGGTGAGAGGGTCTCTGTGAACTTTGTACATACTTTTTCTGCTGAAGCAGCAGTGTTTTATAAGGTGGACATTCAGAACTGATTTGAACTGGATTGGAAGGAATGCAGGACACAAGGCCTACTATACAATGCTATATTGTGTTATATAGGAACGTGTGCAATGAAACTAAGTCACCAATTGTCTTTGGCAAAGAGAGGCGTgacagataacagaaaaatatttaaggactgtgcGAATTCAATcactttaagaaaaatacaccaagcatctctgtgtgtttcactcccatgcgcatgaaataagaACTTCTTTAtcttctgagacagactcctgacTATCTTTTAAGGGGAATGGGAAACATTTCTCCAACCCTATATTTTTCAATATTCGAACTTTTTGGGGAATATGTAATTCCATGTTACAGTTACTTTTACTTGCTGTAGAAGAGGTACTTTGATACCTATGGACTATACTGCATGATACCGTCTCGCTGCTTCACAGGGAAACTGGGATAACACAGCTAGTACTGGAGCACTGCAAGTGGCCTGATgttatacttactgtacatcagaataATGCTATCTAGTCTATAGCATAAAaagctttatatttatatattgtgaGTTCTGTACTCAAGATACAATTCTCAAGATAgacatataaaacaaataaaagggCAATGAAATACATACACTAAACCCATCATCAAACAACCTCTATTTGCTATAGTACCTTTCACAACAGTTTGCCATTGAGAGCTTTAGAGAATTATATAgcagtaaataaaataacaaccttacagatacagtatttctacaTCTGTAATAAATAAGTTTCCAACAAAAGCACAGCATGGGGCCAATACATGATACACCGTATTCTAAAATGCAAGTACAACGTAAGAaagtactgtaaaaaaacaatgcacatATTAATCATGTTTGCTGCACACACAGTAAAAGGCTTTTTACCTATTGTGCCCTCTCCCATGGCAAAATGTGCATCTTTTATTCTGAGATCGAATGGTTCCATGGCAGTGTATGCACCGGgtctaaaaaaaagaaatgatctttgattgttcatgtagcaaaataaaaacttaattgCTGTTTTTGCCCGTGTTTTTGAAGAACTTGTATATGTAGGTAATTTTAATGAACAGGTAGAATGTTATTTTATGATGTATCATACAAAAACACTTCCTTAGGTATCCTTCAGTTACAGCAAAATTCTTCTTTAAGTATCATCCAGAAAAagctgtcattttaataaaacatgaaatgctTAAGCGGTTAAACAACAACCTAACAGTAAATAATACTTCTAACAAACATGATACGACCACAAATAAACTTAAGGTACCCAGCAAAACCTTGGTCAGCtggatttgactttttttaacatgtttgACAGGCAAACACaataagaataaaacaaacatgataGAGAAAACTATTTAGAATAAATACGTCTTCTTTTTAGTTGTTTAGTTAAACTGTATCTTATTGTATTTTTGCATCCCTATGTTGTTGGTTCACATTGTCTTTGTAGGACCCTAATGATTCTTATTTGttcaaactgtttttccatttattaaaatactctGTTTATCatacttcattaaaaaaaagcagttggatttttttactttaaggaGCCATACTAGAAAGCATCatccaaactaataaaatgtagaaaatatctagaaaataaaaaacatgttcTAGATTGCAAACTGATTCACAGAGGGTTCCCTGTGGAGCAGCACTTGAAAGCTTTCACTCACCCTTCCTCGGCCATGGCAGTGACTGCATCTAATTCGACCTCGCCCGTAACATCGGTGACATTCCTGGAAATAAGGCTTAATGAATTATACAGGAGTACCTCCAAGAGTGCAGTCACCACTAAAGGAAGAGTTAGCTTTCACTCTCGCAATGCAACATTTCTAAAACTAGCAACACACCACGCTTAATGTTCTGTGCAAAACAAATTATGGGATTTCTAAGGACTTTCTTTGGTCTACAAACCTATTGCAGTGTTCCATAAAAAACAGCTGACTTAGAAGTGTTCACAGAATTCATACTTTCCTGTTATCTAATTAGTTTTACTTGAGTACCTGCCTGTGCTTGAGGCAACACGAACAAGTGGTATGACCCTTAACAGGACCAGCAATCTTATGGGTTTCAATTCCAGTTGAACCTTTTCTGAACTGAACAAATAATTTGCTTATTAagatcttttaatttattttaacctCAAAATGTTAATCGTATACGGTAACTTGAAATCTCTGACTGTTGAAAAACTAAAGAAACTAAAGACAAAGACATCTGCTGGAAAATAGGAAAACAGGTGACATGCTAACCAGAGTCTAGTGTGCTTCTGTTCCTAGATGCCAATCTGGCAACTTAGAACTCTCTACAAGTATCCAGGTATCCACTGTTCCTGCAGTTGAATCACACCACCTCCTTATAAGGTTACACTTAAGGGTGGAGGCAAACGTTAATTTTCAGCGTGAGACTGTGTATAAAGACGCTGCTCTAGTTAGCCTGGGCTGGttttaaatggtttaaaaacAAGTGAAAGACATAGCTGAATTCAGTTTTTATTGGCTGGAGTATCACACCCTACCTTGACAAATGAGGAGTGAGGCACTCGGACTTTCTGCGTTGCATCCGTGTAAGTGGGAGGGACTTCCACTGCCACATCCCAGGGAGGGGGGCTCATTCCGTACTGCGGACCATCCACAAACTGATCTGAAGAGGCAAAAGAGGGGCGGGTGGACACACCACAAAGAACCCACAGCAGTCACGGCCAGTAAAGGTAATGAGAAAATATTCTaagtattgtatactgtatgcatgcgACTACATGAAGATGGAAGCCATACTGAAATGGGTCTTTAAGGGAACAGCTCTTGTGCAAAAGTAGCTGTATTGAACTTAAAAACAGGAAATGCTGCTCAGAGAGCTGGAAAGGCCTGTAGACTACACACTttacagacaatgtacagatagCATAATAGTATTAGAACAAAGCATTTTAATTGTACATGTCATCAAAAACTAAAGACAAATGTATTGAAAAAAATTCTAggaagcaaaaagaaaagaaaacaaagctcCCATATGGCTCAATCAGTAAAGCTGATTGAGTCCTGGTATCAGTAAAGCATGATATCTGGACTGTAGAAATCAACCTGAACTTGGTTGGAGTTgaagcctgggtcatgtcacttgCCAGTTGTGACTGGGTCTCTCCAAGTACTGACACAACTGGCTGAGGGGTTGCGTAACCTGTGCCATGTTAAAAGGTGAGTGGGTTGAACATCATCATATTGGAGGAGTCTGCCTACACTTTCCATTCTCCCCCGTGTGTGGCTGCAGGGTTGATAGCCAAGAGCCAagatgggacacacacacaactagCTCTTCCAAGTTCAATAATTGTCAAGACTCGTCTCATCTCTAGGACACATCTCTGGGACTGTTTTATTTGAAGTCGTCAGAGGTATTAAGCTAATCTTGCCATGCATTCTTGGAAGAtaaaaattgtcaaaacattccTTAAAGCAATATGATGATATAATAAttgcaaagcagaaactgaaaaTAGCAAATTACACAATTTCATAAGGTATACATAGTGTTTCTGACTGCCTAGATGCAAAACATACCAGTATAAGGTTCAAATTCCCAGGCACTTGCTCTTGATTCTGTATATGTTTCCAAGCGATACTGGAAAGAAAGATAAAAGGTGTATTGATGTGTTGttagtaaaaataattttagaaacaGTTTTTATCTCATGATTTCAAACTAAATTTGGAATTGTACCTTCCTATTCCTGTCACCTCAGAGATCAGCGGTACAGTATTGTTTGGCTATGTTGGAGACATAAAATAATAGCTCACTGCCTTCTCATGGTCCATTTTTCCAGGTAGGGGTAGAAGTATGCTCCCATGTATTCAAGTAGGTGGCATATAAACCAAAATAATACACGAGCAGGAAATGCAGATTCACAGGAATGGTGGTCATCACCCACTTTCAATTGCAACCCATAGTTTAAGAACATATGTGCCACAAAGACTAAGCAGAATACCTGTATCTTTGGTGTGACCTCTCCCAAACCAAAACACACCAAACATATGGATGGATGAAGTTAACTTAGGAAAAAGTAAAAGTGTACATGTGTATAGAGTGTGTTTACCATGATTTCACTTGCACTTTGCTTTTACTGTAACACAACAGGAAGATTTTATAAAGGCATGAAAGCTTGAAACTGAAGGTCTAAACTACAAGAAAATGGGATCAACCCGGAAACTCCAAGCAGAGGCTTTTACAGCATGTATCCACTCAGAGGTCATTTGAAAGAATAAGTTACatcattttcaaaatgcatATAACAACAAAAGATTCTTCCAAAACGTACAATAGATAAAATGACTCAATTTGAACAAGTTCTTGAGCTCAAAATACCATTTTGctctttaaaagcattttaaatttttcaGAAGCACCATTTATTTGTAGGCTCCAGTAATAAATCACAATCCATAAGCAGAAGGCACTAGAATATTTTTCACTAATTCCAATCAAAACTCTACAGTAAATTGTACCCGGTAAATTGTGAAAGGCTTTAAATCCTTGAAAACCAGCTCCCGAGCTGGCTTGCTCCTGTAGGTCCATTTCTTGTCAACAAACTGCAAAAGAGCTTCTCTTGCGATGTCCTCAGACACTATAGGGACTCTGTAAAATAGAATAAAGATGTAAAGCCCAGTGTAGAATTTGCATCAGTACGCTGATCTTTTGTGCACTGCATAGCAGCAGACTTCTGGTTAGTTTGTTGATTCCCCAACGGAAATCTACAtttgcttaaaaaaagaaaacgttAATATGCATCGAAACCTATTTCCAAGGCTGTCTAATTTGATTAGCCACCTACCGCACTTGAGGAACTGCTGCACTCCTGTCATTTTCTGGAATGGGCATCCTGTCAGCAGGAGGGGGATACATCTTGTCTGTACTGTCTGTACAAGAAAAAGCAAACCATGAATAAACAGAACCTGTTTCAATATACATCATGACATGAGACTACAAACGAGCCCTCC contains:
- the ssuh2.1 gene encoding protein SSUH2 homolog isoform X1, encoding MDGKDEEIGECDPDIPEEGPTAPPVGLLDDVSGYEETPKDGDSTDKMYPPPADRMPIPENDRSAAVPQVRVPIVSEDIAREALLQFVDKKWTYRSKPARELVFKDLKPFTIYRYRLETYTESRASAWEFEPYTDQFVDGPQYGMSPPPWDVAVEVPPTYTDATQKVRVPHSSFVKECHRCYGRGRIRCSHCHGRGRTRCIHCHGTIRSQNKRCTFCHGRGHNRCSFCHGRGHKICPSCHGHKTLMHFIQLTVTWKNHVFEHVPDRIPEFPVKKFEKVTGDAFFVDESILVYPIVGFPDEEICEASKRGIQEHLMKFSSINRILQQRQTIELLPLTHAFYDYKGQEYTYFVFGIENQVYAPKYPTSCCIL
- the ssuh2.1 gene encoding protein SSUH2 homolog isoform X2, translated to MTGECDPDIPEEGPTAPPVGLLDDVSGYEETPKDGDSTDKMYPPPADRMPIPENDRSAAVPQVRVPIVSEDIAREALLQFVDKKWTYRSKPARELVFKDLKPFTIYRYRLETYTESRASAWEFEPYTDQFVDGPQYGMSPPPWDVAVEVPPTYTDATQKVRVPHSSFVKECHRCYGRGRIRCSHCHGRGRTRCIHCHGTIRSQNKRCTFCHGRGHNRCSFCHGRGHKICPSCHGHKTLMHFIQLTVTWKNHVFEHVPDRIPEFPVKKFEKVTGDAFFVDESILVYPIVGFPDEEICEASKRGIQEHLMKFSSINRILQQRQTIELLPLTHAFYDYKGQEYTYFVFGIENQVYAPKYPTSCCIL